One genomic window of Cannabis sativa cultivar Pink pepper isolate KNU-18-1 chromosome 2, ASM2916894v1, whole genome shotgun sequence includes the following:
- the LOC115719707 gene encoding CBL-interacting serine/threonine-protein kinase 11 gives MPEIEQIDGNIAATGSAAAPENVLFGKYEVGRLLGCGAFAKVHHARDVRSGQSVAIKIINKKKLATPNLRSNAKREISVMKRLRHPNIVKLHEVLASKTKIYFVMEFVKGGELFAKVAKGRFSEDLSRKYFRQLISAVGYCHSRGIFHRDLKPENLLLDENGNLKVSDFGLSAIADDQIRSDGLLHTLCGTPAYVAPEILNQRGYDGAKIDVWSCGVVLFVLTAGYLPFNDGNLMALYKKIYKGEYRCPRWMSPDLKRFLSRLLETNPETRITIDEILKDPWFRKGGYRAQINFYDEESEPVPKMSGDGEHDPKDLSLANLNAFDIISFSSGLDLSGLFDLSNSSVQEGERLISQEWPEKIIQKVDEFAKGERLRMKTKKEFGVEIEGHNGKLVMGLEVYRLTETLVVVEAKRKGGDSNLYKEIWENKLRPLLSFSSSSFMESEASTSNCSLDEASSSSSSS, from the coding sequence ATGCCAGAGATCGAACAGATTGATGGTAACATCGCCGCTACTGGCTCGGCCGCCGCGCCTGAAAATGTTTTGTTTGGGAAATATGAGGTCGGACGGCTTCTCGGGTGTGGTGCCTTTGCGAAGGTTCATCACGCCAGGGATGTCCGTTCTGGACAGAGCGTGGCGATCAAGATTATTAACAAGAAGAAATTGGCCACTCCGAACCTCAGGTCGAACGCTAAGCGTGAGATCTCTGTCATGAAGAGGTTGCGCCACCCTAACATCGTCAAGCTTCACGAGGTTTTGGCTTCGAAGACCAAGATCTATTTCGTGATGGAGTTTGTTAAGGGAGGTGAGCTCTTCGCTAAGGTCGCCAAGGGACGGTTTTCTGAAGATCTCAGCCGCAAGTACTTTCGTCAGCTGATCTCCGCCGTTGGTTACTGCCACTCGCGTGGGATCTTCCACCGTGACCTCAAGCCTGAGAATCTCCTCCTCGATGAGAACGGTAACCTGAAGGTCTCTGATTTTGGTCTCAGCGCCATTGCCGATGACCAGATCCGGTCCGATGGTCTCCTCCACACGCTTTGTGGGACACCAGCTTACGTGGCACCCGAGATTCTCAACCAGAGGGGATACGACGGGGCTAAGATTGACGTTTGGTCCTGCGGCGTCGTTTTGTTCGTTTTAACCGCCGGCTACCTTCCTTTCAATGATGGGAATCTCATGGCCTTGTATAAGAAGATCTATAAAGGTGAATATCGTTGCCCCAGGTGGATGTCCCCAGATCTCAAGCGATTCTTATCTCGCCTTTTGGAGACGAATCCCGAGACCAGGATCACCATTGACGAGATTTTGAAGGATCCGTGGTTCAGAAAAGGTGGGTACAGAGCTCAAATCAATTTCTACGACGAAGAATCCGAACCAGTCCCAAAAATGTCCGGGGATGGCGAGCATGACCCAAAGGATCTGAGCTTGGCCAACTTGAACGCGTTTGACATCATATCGTTCTCATCGGGACTGGACCTTTCTGGGTTATTTGATTTATCGAACAGCTCAGTCCAGGAAGGAGAACGACTCATCTCGCAGGAGTGGCCGGAAAAGATCATCCAGAAAGTTGACGAGTTCGCCAAAGGCGAGAGGTTAAGGATGAAGACGAAGAAGGAATTCGGAGTCGAGATTGAAGGGCATAATGGTAAATTGGTGATGGGTCTAGAGGTTTACAGGTTAACCGAGACCTTAGTGGTTGTGGAAGCCAAGAGAAAAGGTGGTGATTCCAATCTTTACAAAGAGATTTGGGAGAATAAGCTTAGGCCTTTGTTGTCATTTTCTAGCTCTTCGTTTATGGAGTCAGAAGCTTCAACTTCGAATTGTTCTTTGGATGaggcttcatcatcatcatcatcgtcaTAG